CTGTGAGCACAGGGTTGAGTGGTAGCATTTTTGGGCACCCTGAGCTGACCTAGCCCTGCTCTTGGGGATGCTGGTCCAGCAGACGTAAGGTGACGTACCTAAGAAGAGGCATTGCGGGAGCGGATACCCTGAAGTGAGGAGTTCCCTGGGTGGTCTgcaagaagaggctgaggggaatGGAGAAGGAACTGAAGCACCAGAATGTACACCTCCAGTGATATCCCTCCGGTGGGATTTGTGACATGAGCTCACTCCAGTGGTGTGCACCGAGCTGTCTCTTAGCTGCCTAGGGCTTGGTGGCTGGAGCCTTCACCCACAGTATCTGAGGGTCCCTGTGCCAAAATCCTTCCCGGTATGTCTATGCCTCCAGGTCTGCAACGAGCACCCCTGGGTCAGTCTGTGACCCCCAGTGCCTTGTGCCCCTACACATCTCATCTGCATGGATGGTGGGGCTGCACCTCGCCTGCAAACACCCTGTCCTCAGGGCCAAGAGGCTCCTGGTTCATCCCAAGCCGGTGCAGGGACTGCCATCCACCTCAGCGCTCCCTAGAGAAAGGCTCCCAGTGGTGCCTGTTTCCCATCAGCTGCTCTTGCCCCAACACATTCCTCCCTCTTTAGGATGAGGCAATATGTGGAGGGGGGTTGGATCCTTTAGGGAGGAAAAGTTAAACCTCGTGCctattttctgctgcttttcctcattCCCGGTGACAGATACACACACAATTACTGCTAGATGTATTGTGACTCTTGATAGGCTTTGACTAGACCGAGGATCTAGTTTAGCTGTCTCTCAGCCTGtaccacagctctgctgggggggTTATAGCCAAAGACAAATTCCTTCCTAAACTGCACCCCCATACCTACTACTTCTCTGCCCAACATAATTTGCATCATGTTTCTGCTGTATGAGAGCTTttgaggagggcaggaggggacccagCTTCAACAACTCATTTTAGATGATCACCGTGGCAACAAAAACTCAGTTGCAGGAATTTAGCTCCTCTCTGCCTTGTCCGGAGACTCCTGGATCAACTGGTTCATGGAATATTAATTTCAGTTTGCTTTCGGTGCTGACTTCAGACTGCATTAGGGTGGCTGGAAAGGTGGTGACGGCAGCGGGttagccctgcctgccctgtgggTGGGGGCAGCGACGGGATGGCTCTGTCCCCACAGACGCTGCAAAACCAGGGCAACCCTCCAGGCTTGAATAGCATTGCTCGGCATCTGCACAGCTATCCAGCTGGGAAAGCAACCCACTCCTGCACAGCATTCCAGCTTTCCCGGCTTTCTGATTGAAAGCGATATGTTGCATTAATGAGATTTATTTTATACCCCCTGGCCACCATCTGCTTTTGGGCAAATGCCTGGAGTGGGATGCAAAGAGCTAGTGCCCCTCTACACCATCCCTTTGCTGTTGAAAGGTCAAAGCAAACAAAGTAAAGCTGCAAGGAGCTGATTCAGGCAGTGATGCTCTGTGAGCGTGTTTCTGTTCAGGTCGCCATCAGCTGATTTGGGCTTCAAGGAGGTGGGTCTGATGTTCCCTGAGCTAAACATTGCTTGCGGTGATACTGGTGCGAATCTGGAGGATGCCTAAGGAAGCTGGGCTCTCAGCTCCTCCTCCTTATGCTTTCTGCCGAGTCTGGTGAGCCATTTCTGCATGGGCAGGATCAGGCTCCTGTGGTATCTCCTTGTTTGTGCCAGTTGGATGGGCAGGATTTGGCCCCATGAGCGCCAGAGGTGGTACATGGCTCAGCAGGACAGGACTTGGATCTTGCTGCTATAGCACCTTTCTAAGATTAAGCAAATGGTAAACGTTCAGTGAGGGGGCACAGACGCTGGAGTAAGTCAGTCCTTGGCGTTCTGGTGGTGTGGCTGCTCATGGgacccttttcccccctctgagGTGGCAGAGGGGCTCGGTGCAGTCTTCTCGGCTGATCTGCCCTTCTGGTCCTTATCCAGCCCCACGTGCTGGTTGGATGCTGCTTTGTTGGGGGAATCTTAAGATTCCAAAACaggatagggaaaaaaaacccacaaaccaccttaaaatctaaaaaaaccaaaaacaaccctcCTTTTGAGCCAGTCATCAGAGATGTCAAAAATCCCCATACCTGCCTGGGTTTGGTTAGGCACTACATCACTTTGAGATGTCACAGCTTGCGGTGAGACGGGGAGGAAAGCGTTTTCTTACTTGCTGGGTAATCCCATCGAATGCAAGGGGATGGCTCTGGTACAACACAGGCGAAAATCTGACTCTGATTGGGATAATTCTTCCTTGCAGAAACCACCACGGACCAAACTCTGCTCGTGTTCTCACTCTGCACGCCCAGAGTAACTTGAGTAAATAGTTCTGGATTTTTCATCGGGCAGCTTGAAGTAGGATTTGTCCCTATCTTCACTTGAACTAATGATTATCCTTTTATTACCACCTgttctgtaaatatttctttgagCAAAAAGGATTGTGTTGCAAAATGATAGCTGGGTTTTTGGTCAGAATTGCATGTTTGTTGCATCTGATACAGCAAATAAGTATTCCCAGAAACTAGCTTGCTAGggcatgagaaaaacaaagaacaaagaagGAACTTGCAGTATAAGGTATAGCTGATAGGGAAACAGAAAGCaataaatgaaggaaaacttACATAATCATCTCTTCCACACAAAACGGGTACCttggttttatttccagcttCCGGACGTTAGAGAATCTTATTTTAGGACCTTTTCTTGAACATTTGCACTTTACGCCTACAAGAGAAAGCATTTTCTCATGCGCTTGCAAAGCCTCCTGCATACCAAGCATCCCTTCCCCGCCAGCCTGTGTGCGCACACAAACTTCACTTCGCTCTTTTGAGCCTCAGTCTTTCAAGGCTTTTAATTTTGTAATGCtgctgagctttaaaaaaaaaagtaatattttctttgctatatCCCAGGAAAAGGTAGTGATGCTCTGGGAAATATGTTTCAGAGCACTATACATGCTCTGAGGCTTAGTAAATATGAGAGCTTTTTAAAGTGCACCTGCTGTGATTTAAATGTAATTGTAtttaacaaaaggaaatgaaagagtcAGAACTTGCTTTAAACTGAGCAAGCGAACGCACATCTCGGCTACTTTCTCATTCACTCACGTCTGTCTTGGACTTTGTAGGACTCTCAGTCATTTCTCCTCACAGGGATGCTGTCGTGCATTCGCAGCCAGACAAAAGCCAAGTGTTTTTTAACCATCACTTTTGCACACAGCAGAAAACGCGCACTGGGTGGGATTCGTGCTACCACATCAAGTCCAGCTCCGCTCTGTTTTCCCTGTGAAAACCACCCTCAGTTTCGAAGGAGATATTTGAGCTATATCCTGAACAACAGCGATCACGGGGTGATCTCCCACGCTGTGAGTCGGGGCTATTTCACTTGCGATGAAGACCCAACTTTGTATTTTACCTCGACTTCcacccttaaaaaaaccctcacagcTCTGTTACCCACGGATTCAATACATCGCTTTTCCCAACGTGCAGGGGACAGCGAAATCCAATTCGGGGTAACCAAGAGGCAAATTAAAATGACTGGAAAAGCAACCCTCTGGAAAAGAGTTTTACGTGGGAATAAAGCAGAATAAACCAACTTACCTTCTGCGCTGGCTAAGCACATCGCGATGAACAGCAGGAGCAAAGCTGCTGTCAGGAGCTTCATGCTGGGACAGCAGGTACCTAAAGCGATGctggggattttaattttttttttttttttgcttcggCTTCGTTCCCCCCCGGATTTCCCCTGTCCCTAGGGCTGGATGTGGCCggggagaggacagaagagagcGGGTTCTGGCGATGCTGCTGCCCTGTCGCTCCTGCCTGCGctctgcctgttcctgcctgcgCTCTGCCGCTTTCCCCCCCTTGTCCTCTTTTAAAACAGCTCCCGCTGCCCTTGCTCCCGGCTCATTAATATGCAGAGCAACTCCACGGCTCCCTCCGCTTCCTCAGCcccggcggggaaggggaggggtgggACACACTCCCCCCGGCACCCCGCAGCACCcccggggggttggggggggacggacacccctcctctcccgccccgagCATCCCGGGGGTGGGAGCGCTGGCGATGGGGCGGCTGctcctgtccctgcccagctgggaCGTTTCTCACCGGGAGGAGGTTTGCTGGAAAGCCGggatgtgtgtgcgtgtgtgtggaaTTATGAATGGGGctgcaaagtggaaaaaaacccctcgtTTGCAAGTGCTCCACGCTCCGCAGAAATTCCCACGCACCTTGGAATTCGGAGAAGTCTCACCTTCAGAGGGGTGTCACCTATTgactttaatattattttctagcTTTAACAGGCTTCCAAATCTAAAGGAAAGCTTAGTGAattaaatggggggaaaaattaTTCCGAAGAGTGGTGTTAGGTGGGTTTAGCATGTGGAATGTTTCAGGAAATAAGATGAATTTCGGGTTGCTTTAACGAACACTCCAGCAATGCTCTGCTCTGTGAGGAACAGGGTAGCAACACGCAGGAACTTCACAGATGTAAATACGTGTTCCCTCTCCCTTGCGGAGTCTGTTTCTGATTTCAGTAACAGCTAAaatagcatctttaaaatccagaTTACAGATTTTTTGCCTGTGTAAGTGAAATGGGTGAAGAGCAGAGTTGGGTCTCAGATCTCTTTCATAGTAATATATTCAAAACAGACTGCAGATAAATGCCTCTGCTGATCCCTGGTTCATCTCAGCCCCTCTCCCAACATACCGCTGCCCACGCTCCCCGCTCGCACGCCCATCCGCCTGATTAAAAACCGACCGAAACCAGCCATCCTGCCAGTTCAGGCAGCGCTTGGGAAGGACGCTCCACGCACTTCCCAGCTCCGCTTGCATTTTAAGTTTCCCACATGGCTTCGTTCCTGCCGGCTCCTATTGGCAGCGGCCATCCCCACCACGTTCCCGGCTCGGGTGTTGGCAGGCTGTGAGTACAGCCCTACCACACACAGCCTGCACGTTGCGCACAGGCAGCCGCCTTGTTCCTGGCCCTGGGTTTCATGCGAGACGTGCCGACACGCCGGGAACAGCCTGCctccgctgccgccgctgccctgCATGGGATGGGGAAGCAAGGGTGGGCGGCACGTTGGGgacaagggggtgggggggaacagcCAACGTGGCAGGGAGATTCTGGGGTGAAAGCCCCTGTTCCCAGGCAGGTTTGTGCGGCTGCTGTTGGCgcaatggggtggggggggacagtccgatagtttttcttctgctttgggcaTTTGCACTGCATGGTTTTAAAACAGCTCCTGAGGGTCTTGTTTCACTCTGCTGGGGATGGTCTGGGGTGTGTGTTATTAAATGTCAACAGGACCAAACAGAGAGGTTTGTTTCACAGCCTGGTGATAAAAACAAGCACCCGAGGCATGGCAGGTCTCGGTTCAAATCTTTGAAAGAAATTGTCATTATCCAATTCCCTGTACAAGGAAGACAAAACCGCATGAGAGCGGAAAAGGCTTATTTCAGAGTCACTGTTGACTGGGGTGTGGGGATGCTCGCTGGGCACCAGGGACGCTCAGCTTAAACAAACTCATCCACATCCCATCCAGGGCTGTAATCCTGCCCTGCTGCGGCTCAGGGTAATTCCTCCTCGGCAGCCTCTTCTCTTCTATAAGCAGGAACAGTCTCGGGGGAAACTGTGGGAAGGGAAAGCTAttttccctccccctctgctAATAAAAATTTGGGTGCAGCCTTAGCTGATGGCAATTTGAACTTCCCCCAAGCCAGGAAACTCACGTACAGGCTGGAGAAAAATTGGAGGCAGTTCTCgagctttccaaaagcaaatcTCTTCTTGTGTGACTCTTGCTCATGTTGAAAGAGCCAAGCGTATTAGTTATTAAATAAGCAAAGTGTTGCTTTATTTCCAAGTTAAATGTAGAAATGGATGTATTTGAGGTGTGTGTAAATACGGTAACTGCTCACTTTGCGCCTGAGCAGTTCGATGTCTTTATGCCAAGCGCTGGCTTTGATGGTAATTATTTCTGAGAGCTCAAAGGTGTCTCTTGCCTGGTGTGACAGATTTTGGTGGCCATGTACAGCTGTCTCTGACACCTGCTCTATCTCAAAATGCTgaacacagaagaggaagaagctttAGCAAAGGATTTGAGGGAAAGGAAACATATATGGAATTTAGCAAGGTCTGGCCCAAAAGAAACCCTGATAATCCAGACGTATTTTCTTTATGCAAACGTATGCCGAGGTGCTCAGCATACGCTGGTGCTTTGTGTGCCTGCTGTATCTCCAGCAGGTCTGCTCAGCTTCAGCAAACGTGTTTCGGCAAGCAGCCGGCGTTTCACGCTGCACAGGGCGAGCGCAGGTCGAAGCATCCATTTCAGCCCTCCACAAAGCCTCCCAATCACATAGTCATTAATCAGGGCTTGGACTCTGCCCCCCCACAAAAGGAGTGTTTCGGCCCGGGCGTAGTCATCAGGGTCTCGCCGTTGTCCTCAGCTCTGCAGATGGGACGTGCCTGAGCCACGCCGTCCCCAGGGGAGCACAGCCATACCTGTGCACATAGCGTATCGCCCGCTCTCTCCGGCTAATTAGAGGGGCATTGTCGCTGGTGAAAGGtctgtcatttcatttcattaactATTCTTTTCAGGTCTCTGCCCCAGCATAAGGCTCCCTGGCAAACCAAGGCTTTGCCTCCGAGGGTAAGACCTGGTGGGACCAGCGGTGATTTGCCACCCCCAGGAGGGTGGTTTGTAGCACAGGGCGGGGGGGATGAGCGCTTGTCTCCTcctaaaataagaaagaagaggTTTAGCAATAGGATTACCATTCG
This is a stretch of genomic DNA from Larus michahellis chromosome 11, bLarMic1.1, whole genome shotgun sequence. It encodes these proteins:
- the CXCL14 gene encoding C-X-C motif chemokine 14, which gives rise to MKLLTAALLLLFIAMCLASAEGVKCKCSRKGPKIRFSNVRKLEIKPRYPFCVEEMIIVTLWTRVRGEQQHCLNPKRQNTVRLLKWYRVWKEKGRVYEE